Within Micromonospora parathelypteridis, the genomic segment CCTGCTGGTGGATCCGGGCGAAGGCCAGTGACTCGGCGTAGCTGATCCGGCGCGCGGCCGTGCGTCGGATGAAGCCCAGCGGGGCGATCAGGAACACCAGCGGCTGGTAGGTCCCCGCGCTGGTGATCCGGTCGATCTCGGCGGCGAGGTGGGGGCCGACGTCGCGGCCCAGGTGTCGTGCCAGCGCGAGGGTGCACAGCGGTGATCGGTCGTGGATCTGCGCGCCGCCATGCGCGTCGGCGGCGAGTCGGCGCTGGTGCTGCAGGCGCGCGATGGCGTCGAGGAAATCGGGTTCCTGCCAGGGTTCGGCGCACCCCTTCGCCTGCCGGGCCGTGATGATGTCGGTTGCCGCCTCCCGGATCACCAGGTGTCCGCGGCGGCTCAGGGCGTCGATCAGTGTGGTCTTGCCGGCTCCCGGGGCTCCGGTCAGGACGTAGCGCCGCGGTTCGGTCACCGCACTCCCCCTCTCCTGCACTTCCGGGAAACCCGAAAATGCTGCATAATATCCGTTATGCATGACAAACAGGACGAATCGCTCATGGCGTTGATCGAGGAGTTCCTGACCGCCCGGGCCACCCGCAAGCCCTCCCCGCACACCTTGGCCGCGTACCGGCGGGACCTGCACGCGGTGGCCGCCCTGGTCGCCGAGGCCACTCCCCTCCCCCGGGACGCACTGTTGATCACCGACCTCTCCCCTCGGGTGATGCGGGCGGCCTTCGCCCGGTTCGCCGCACCCAGGGCGCCCGCGTCGGTGCACCGCGCCTGGTCCACCTGGAACAGTTTCTTCACGTTCCTGGTGGCCGACGGGATCGTGGCGGGCAACCCGATGCCGGCGGTCGGCCGCCCCCGGGCGCTACTCCCCCAGCCGAAGCCGTTGCGCGGCGCGGACACCCCCGAGGTGCTGCTCGCCTCGGCCGCGCGCGACGACGGTCGGCAGCGCGACCCGTGGCCGGAGCGGGACGTCGCGGTGTTGGCGGTGGCGCTCTGCGCCGGCCTGCGACTGTCGGAGCTGCTCGCGCTGCGGGTCGGCTCGCTGGGTGGTCGGCTCGGTGAGCGGCGGGTCGAGGTGGTCGGGAAGGGCGGGCGGCCCCGGGTGGTGCCGATCGAGGCGGATCTGGACCGGGTGCTGATGGACTACCTGGCCAGTCGGGCGCGGCGCTTCGGTTCGCGTTCGGTACGCCCCGACTCGGCGTTGCTGGTGGATCGGCACGGTGAGCCGTTGCGCCGTGGTGGGCTGCAGTATCTCGTGGAGTCGTGTTATCGGCGGGCTGGTATCGGTGACCGGGTGCCGCGTGGCGCGCGGTTGCACGCGTTGCGGCACACCTTCGCGACCCGGCTGGCGGAGGACGGGGCGAGCGCCGCGGAGATCATGCGGTTGTTGGGGCACGCGTCGTTGGCGTCGTCGCAGACGTACATCGAGGTGACGGCCGGGCAGCAGCGTGACGCGGTGCGGGCCAACCGGACCAACCGCGCGTTGGCGGGTCTGGTGCCCACGGACCTGGGCTGAGGGCGGTCAGTGGGCGCGGTGGTCGGTGCCGTCCGCGGTGACGGGCAGTGGGCCGAGCACGGCGTTGATGAGGTGGATGCGGGCGTTGGTGGCCTGGTAGTCGGCGCAGACCGTGTCGGCGCGGTCGGCGAGGCGGGTGGTCGGCCCGGTACGGGTGACGGTGATGGTGACGCCGTCGAGGGTGGTGGCGGTGCCGGCGCCGGCGAGGTCGTCGATCGGGTGGGCGTCGGTGATGAGGTGCGCCTTGAGCAGGGTGCGTAGCTGGTCGGTGTGGTGGGTCATGAGGTCGTCCCAGTTGTCCTCGGAGAACGTGGCGGCGAAGGCGTCGTCGGTAGGCGCCAGGATGGTGACGCCGGTGCCGGCGGGCAGGTCGGCGAGGACGCCGCTGGTGCGCAGGGCCGCTTCGAACGTGGTGAGGGTGGGGAGCCACCGCAGGGCCTCGTCGGCGGGTTGGCCGGCGAGGAAGGTCGGGTTACCGGGGTCGGTGCCGGTGGGCAGGGCGGCGCAGAGCGGCCCGGTGACGTGGGGTGCCGTGCCGTTGGCGGCCGGGGTGCGGGGCGCGGCGGTGCTGCTGGTGCAGGCGGCGAGCAGCAGGGTTGGCACGAGGAGGCTGAGGGCCCGCAGTCGGGGGTGCCGCGCTGCGGTGGCGGTGTGCGGCACGGCGGCCTCCACGGGTTCGGGGTTGGCGGGTGGGGTGTGCCGGCGGCGCGGGTGTCAGACCCGCGCCGCCGGCATGTTGGTGCGGCTAGTTGGTGGTCACAGTGCGGCGCACTGGGCGGTGCGGGGGCCGAGCACGGTGTTGGTGATGCCGAGGTTGCTCGGTGCGGGGCTGTTGCCGGCGCAGTTGAGCGGGCCGCGGATGGTGGAACCGACGAGTAGCGGGGTGTCGGTGCCGGTGGTGTTGGCGGACAGGTCGACCGGGCCGGCGACGGTGACGTCGATGACGGAGACGGCGTCGGTGGTGTTCGCGATGCGGACTGGCCCGTTGATGGTGCTGTCGGCGAGGAGCACGCCGGCGGCGCCGGTGGCGCTGACGGGGCCGCTGATGGTCGTTCCGGTCGTGACGAGTGTCGCGCCGGGCCGGACGGTGACCGGACCGTTGATGGTGGCGTTGGCGGCGCAGGTGAAGCCGGAGACGACCAGGGGTCCGTTGCGTCGTCCGGTGAGGGTCGGGTAGACGCGTTCGCCGTCGGTCAGCTTCTCCACGCCCAGCGTGTCGAGGAGCAGTGGGATGAGGCCGCGTTCGGGCTGGTTGAGGGGGACGTAGTAGCCGTCGGCGGTCTTGATGACCTTCCAGCCGTGTGCGGCGATGCGTTGCGCGATGGTGGTGCCGACGCCGCCGGGTCCGTCGGTGCGGGCTCCGTTGTACTGGGCGTCGGTGAGTTTGTAGGCGCAGGGGGCGTTGTCGAGGATGAGGTT encodes:
- a CDS encoding AAA family ATPase, whose amino-acid sequence is MTEPRRYVLTGAPGAGKTTLIDALSRRGHLVIREAATDIITARQAKGCAEPWQEPDFLDAIARLQHQRRLAADAHGGAQIHDRSPLCTLALARHLGRDVGPHLAAEIDRITSAGTYQPLVFLIAPLGFIRRTAARRISYAESLAFARIHQQVYEAYGHRLVDVPPGPVRERVALIEKHVPCPV
- a CDS encoding tyrosine-type recombinase/integrase, with the translated sequence MHDKQDESLMALIEEFLTARATRKPSPHTLAAYRRDLHAVAALVAEATPLPRDALLITDLSPRVMRAAFARFAAPRAPASVHRAWSTWNSFFTFLVADGIVAGNPMPAVGRPRALLPQPKPLRGADTPEVLLASAARDDGRQRDPWPERDVAVLAVALCAGLRLSELLALRVGSLGGRLGERRVEVVGKGGRPRVVPIEADLDRVLMDYLASRARRFGSRSVRPDSALLVDRHGEPLRRGGLQYLVESCYRRAGIGDRVPRGARLHALRHTFATRLAEDGASAAEIMRLLGHASLASSQTYIEVTAGQQRDAVRANRTNRALAGLVPTDLG
- a CDS encoding fasciclin domain-containing protein, which translates into the protein MPHTATAARHPRLRALSLLVPTLLLAACTSSTAAPRTPAANGTAPHVTGPLCAALPTGTDPGNPTFLAGQPADEALRWLPTLTTFEAALRTSGVLADLPAGTGVTILAPTDDAFAATFSEDNWDDLMTHHTDQLRTLLKAHLITDAHPIDDLAGAGTATTLDGVTITVTRTGPTTRLADRADTVCADYQATNARIHLINAVLGPLPVTADGTDHRAH